The genomic DNA CGGGCCTGTGGTTCCTGGCCCTTCGTGATGACGATCTCTTCGCCGGCCTTGGCGCGGCGCAGCAGCTCGGAAATACGGGCGCGTGCCTCCGTAATGGTATACGTAGTGGATGACATTGTCGACTCCAGCATCATTATGGACTAAGTCCGTCAACGGGGGACCGTGCTTGGTGCACTATGGGCGCCGAAGGCCCCGGACAGCCGACGAAACCTCCCGTCTTGTTCGTTCAGGAGGCAAGCAACGCACGTTTACCGCCTCCGGTTCTCTCTCAATCACGCGGAAGAGGTTAGCCGCGGGGCCGCTGACGCGCCGAGTTCCCTGCTCCCACTTCCGGTAGCCGGAAAGGCTCATGCCCATCAGGGGTGCCATCTGGGCCTGGGTTAGCTTCGCCCGCCTGCGGATCTCACGGGGGGTCACCGGTGCGTGCACGACGCCAGGACCGTGACCCTTCGCGTGGGCGAGAGCTTCGTTGAGGGCCTGGATCAGATCATCGCCGAATGTGGTCATGATAGCTACTTGCCGGTTGACTTGAGTGCGGCCGCGCAATTCATCTTTTGCTGAATCGCATTTCGGCCTGTTGCGTGAATGTCGGGGTCTCGGCTACCGTCTGTATATTGTGATCCAGTGGGGTAGTTGCAGTCAAGTC from Deltaproteobacteria bacterium includes the following:
- a CDS encoding helix-turn-helix domain-containing protein, which translates into the protein MTTFGDDLIQALNEALAHAKGHGPGVVHAPVTPREIRRRAKLTQAQMAPLMGMSLSGYRKWEQGTRRVSGPAANLFRVIEREPEAVNVRCLPPERTRREVSSAVRGLRRP